One genomic region from Spirosoma sp. KCTC 42546 encodes:
- the rplJ gene encoding 50S ribosomal protein L10: MKREDKGAIIEELAGKFQTIPFFYITEANGMTVAETNNLRRMCFDRGIEYKVVKNSFIKKALEPLDTDFTPFNDTVLHGQSAVMFHPSNGKAPAQLIKEFRKTSKKLELKAASIDYSLFIGADQLDTLIALKSKEELIGEIIGLLQSPAKNVISALQSGGNKLAGILKTLSEREEAA, encoded by the coding sequence ATGAAGCGCGAGGACAAAGGAGCAATTATTGAGGAATTAGCTGGAAAGTTCCAGACTATTCCCTTCTTCTACATCACGGAAGCCAATGGCATGACGGTTGCTGAAACCAACAATCTCCGTCGGATGTGTTTTGACCGGGGCATCGAGTACAAAGTGGTGAAGAATTCGTTCATCAAAAAGGCACTCGAACCCCTCGATACGGATTTTACGCCGTTCAACGATACGGTGCTGCATGGTCAGTCGGCGGTGATGTTTCACCCCAGCAATGGCAAAGCACCAGCACAGCTTATTAAGGAGTTCCGTAAAACGAGCAAAAAGCTGGAATTGAAGGCTGCTTCAATTGATTATAGCCTATTTATTGGTGCTGACCAACTCGATACGCTCATCGCACTGAAGAGCAAAGAAGAGTTGATTGGCGAAATCATCGGTCTGCTGCAATCACCTGCCAAAAACGTCATCTCGGCGTTGCAAAGTGGTGGCAACAAATTGGCCGGTATCCTCAAAACGCTGTCGGAGCGCGAGGAAGCAGCTTAA
- the rplL gene encoding 50S ribosomal protein L7/L12, translating to MADLKAFAEQLVSLTVKEVNELATILKDEYGIEPAAAAPVMVAGGAGAGDAAPAVAEKTSFDVILKSAGAAKLAVVKLVKDLTGLGLKEAKELVDTAPKPVKEGVAKDEAEALRKQLEEAGAEVEVK from the coding sequence ATGGCAGATTTGAAAGCGTTCGCGGAGCAGCTTGTAAGCCTGACAGTTAAAGAAGTTAACGAGCTAGCTACTATCCTGAAGGATGAGTATGGCATCGAACCAGCTGCTGCTGCTCCCGTAATGGTAGCCGGTGGCGCAGGTGCAGGTGATGCTGCTCCAGCTGTAGCTGAGAAGACATCGTTCGACGTCATTCTGAAGTCGGCTGGTGCTGCTAAACTAGCTGTCGTAAAATTAGTTAAAGACCTGACTGGTCTTGGTCTGAAAGAAGCCAAAGAATTGGTTGACACAGCTCCAAAACCAGTAAAAGAAGGCGTTGCTAAAGACGAAGCAGAAGCACTGCGGAAACAACTTGAAGAAGCTGGTGCTGAAGTAGAAGTTAAGTAA
- the rpoB gene encoding DNA-directed RNA polymerase subunit beta, giving the protein MATNAKISTRKNFATIQPVIGYPDFLDIQVKSFKDFFQLDTPSNQRSEEGLFKVFQENFPISDSRENFKLEFIDYSVDPPKYSVDESIDRGLTYSVPLKAKLRLSNNDPDNEDFETIEQEVFLGNIPYMTEKGSFVINGAERVIVSQLHRSPGVFFSMSKHTNGTKLYSARIIPFKGSWIEFSTDVNNVMYAYIDRKKKFPVTTLLRAIGFGSDKDILDLFGLSEEVPATPANLKKAIGRRLAARVLRTWTEDFVDEDTGEVVSISRNEVLLERDSAISADDIDVITESGQKSVILHKEDMNMADYNIIYNTLQKDSSNSEKEAVEQIYRQLRNADAPDEQTAREIIQSLFFSDKRYDLGDVGRYRINKKLGLDISSEMKVLTTEDIVSIVKYLIGLINSKAVVDDIDHLSNRRVRTVGEQLYAQFGVGLARMARTIKERMNVRDNEDFKPVDLINARTLSSVINSFFGTNQLSQFMDQTNPLAEVTHKRRMSALGPGGLSRERAGFEVRDVHYTHYGRLCTIETPEGPNIGLISSLCVYAKINSMGFIETPYRIIENGKVSMDKPVMYLTAEEEDTHYIAQANAGVDKKGNFQVDRLKARFEGDFPMAEPANVTFMDIAPNQIVSVAASMIPFLEHDDANRALMGSNMQRQAVPLLRPEAPIVGTGLEGRVAVDSRTLVIAEADGVIEFVDSTKIVVKYNLDDDQLATTFDEDRKTYKLIKFRRTNQDTCINIKPTVLKGQKVKKGDVLCEGYATQAGELALGRNMKVAFMPWQGYNFEDAIVISERVVREDIFTSIHIEEFELEVRDTKRGEEELTSEIPNVSEETVRNLDENGIVRVGTEVKEGDILIGKITPKGESDPTPEEKLLRAIFGDKAGDVKDASKKAPPSLKGVVIDTKLFARPAKEDRGKHKDEVKALMKKYSRELNDFRARMIEKIVPLLDGKTSAGVKHKFGDEIVSKGVKFNRKNITDNLFPDKNAYRDESSYAVPEEANLLSDMNLNDWTEDPKLNEMVVALVKNYNNRRSEITGRFKRERFTLEVGDELPAGIVKLAKVYIAKKRKLKVGDKMAGRHGNKGVVARIVRDEDMPFLEDGTKVDIVLNPLGVPSRMNIGQIYETVLAWAGQKLDRKYATPIFDGATEQQVADELDEAGLPSFGRTYLYNGLTGDRFDQPVTVGIIYMLKLGHLVDDKMHARSIGPYSLITQQPLGGKAQFGGQRFGEMEVWALEAFGASNILQEILTVKSDDVVGRAKAYEAIVKGENLPKPNIPESFNVLVHELRGLALEITLE; this is encoded by the coding sequence TTGGCGACAAACGCGAAAATCAGTACGCGCAAAAATTTTGCGACGATTCAGCCAGTGATTGGATACCCAGACTTTCTGGACATCCAAGTAAAATCCTTCAAAGATTTTTTCCAGCTTGACACGCCCTCCAACCAACGGTCGGAAGAAGGTTTGTTCAAAGTTTTTCAGGAAAATTTCCCCATTTCTGACTCCCGTGAGAATTTCAAACTGGAGTTCATCGATTACTCTGTCGATCCGCCGAAATATTCGGTCGATGAGTCGATCGACCGGGGCCTGACCTATTCGGTGCCTCTAAAAGCCAAACTGCGCCTATCGAACAATGATCCCGACAACGAGGACTTTGAAACGATTGAGCAGGAGGTATTTTTGGGTAACATTCCGTATATGACCGAGAAAGGCTCGTTTGTCATTAACGGAGCAGAACGGGTCATTGTTTCCCAGTTGCACCGTTCGCCGGGCGTGTTCTTTTCAATGAGCAAGCACACGAATGGTACTAAACTTTATTCGGCACGGATTATTCCGTTCAAAGGCTCATGGATTGAGTTTTCGACGGACGTAAACAATGTCATGTATGCGTACATCGACCGGAAGAAGAAATTCCCGGTAACGACGCTATTACGTGCCATTGGCTTCGGTTCGGATAAAGACATTCTGGACCTGTTCGGCCTGTCGGAAGAAGTTCCTGCAACGCCTGCTAACCTGAAGAAGGCCATTGGCCGTCGGTTAGCGGCTCGGGTACTGCGCACGTGGACGGAAGACTTTGTGGATGAGGATACGGGCGAAGTAGTTTCCATCAGCCGGAACGAGGTGCTCCTGGAGCGCGATTCGGCCATCTCGGCAGATGATATTGATGTAATTACGGAATCGGGTCAGAAATCGGTCATCCTGCATAAGGAAGACATGAACATGGCCGATTACAACATTATTTATAACACGCTGCAGAAAGATAGCTCTAACTCTGAAAAAGAGGCTGTAGAGCAAATCTATCGGCAGCTTCGGAACGCCGACGCGCCCGATGAACAAACAGCCCGCGAAATTATTCAGAGTCTGTTTTTCTCGGACAAACGCTACGACCTTGGCGACGTAGGCCGTTACCGGATCAACAAAAAACTAGGTCTCGACATTTCGTCAGAAATGAAGGTATTAACCACAGAAGATATTGTGTCTATTGTGAAGTACCTGATTGGTCTGATTAACTCGAAGGCCGTTGTCGATGATATTGACCACCTGAGTAACCGACGCGTTCGGACAGTAGGTGAGCAGTTATATGCGCAATTTGGGGTCGGCCTGGCCCGTATGGCGCGGACAATTAAAGAACGGATGAACGTCCGGGACAACGAGGATTTCAAACCTGTTGACCTGATCAACGCCCGGACTTTATCGTCAGTTATCAACTCGTTCTTCGGTACGAACCAATTATCGCAGTTTATGGACCAAACGAACCCATTAGCCGAGGTGACGCACAAGCGTCGTATGTCGGCTCTTGGACCCGGTGGTCTGTCGCGTGAACGGGCTGGTTTTGAGGTTCGTGACGTTCACTATACGCACTACGGTCGTCTGTGTACGATTGAAACGCCTGAAGGTCCAAACATCGGTCTGATTTCATCATTGTGTGTCTATGCTAAAATCAATAGCATGGGCTTCATCGAAACCCCTTACCGTATTATCGAAAACGGGAAGGTATCGATGGATAAGCCAGTGATGTACCTGACGGCCGAAGAAGAAGATACCCACTACATCGCGCAGGCTAACGCAGGCGTTGATAAAAAAGGGAACTTCCAGGTTGATCGTCTGAAAGCCCGTTTTGAAGGTGACTTCCCAATGGCAGAACCAGCGAACGTTACCTTCATGGACATTGCCCCGAACCAAATTGTATCGGTGGCGGCTTCCATGATTCCGTTCCTTGAGCATGATGATGCTAACCGTGCCCTGATGGGCTCGAACATGCAACGTCAGGCAGTGCCATTGCTCCGTCCCGAAGCACCAATTGTAGGTACAGGTCTGGAAGGACGTGTGGCTGTTGACTCACGGACGCTGGTAATTGCCGAGGCTGATGGCGTAATCGAGTTTGTTGATTCGACAAAAATTGTTGTTAAGTATAATCTTGACGATGATCAGCTAGCGACAACATTCGACGAAGACCGAAAAACGTACAAACTCATCAAATTCCGCCGGACTAACCAGGATACGTGCATCAATATTAAGCCAACTGTGCTGAAAGGCCAGAAGGTGAAAAAAGGCGATGTATTGTGTGAAGGGTATGCAACCCAGGCGGGTGAGTTGGCACTTGGCCGGAACATGAAAGTTGCTTTCATGCCCTGGCAGGGGTACAACTTTGAGGATGCTATCGTGATTTCGGAGCGGGTCGTTCGTGAAGATATCTTCACCTCGATTCACATTGAAGAGTTTGAACTGGAAGTTCGTGATACGAAACGGGGCGAAGAGGAATTAACCTCCGAAATTCCAAACGTATCGGAAGAAACAGTTCGTAACCTCGACGAAAACGGTATCGTTCGTGTGGGTACGGAAGTAAAAGAAGGTGACATTCTGATTGGTAAGATTACGCCGAAAGGTGAAAGTGATCCAACACCAGAAGAAAAACTTCTCCGTGCTATCTTCGGTGATAAAGCCGGTGACGTGAAAGATGCGTCGAAGAAAGCACCACCGTCTCTGAAAGGTGTCGTTATCGATACCAAATTGTTTGCCCGTCCGGCCAAAGAAGATCGGGGTAAGCACAAAGATGAGGTGAAAGCTTTAATGAAGAAATACAGCCGTGAACTGAATGACTTCCGGGCACGCATGATTGAAAAAATCGTGCCATTGCTCGATGGGAAAACCAGCGCGGGTGTTAAGCATAAGTTCGGCGATGAGATCGTTAGCAAAGGGGTGAAGTTCAACCGGAAGAATATTACGGATAACCTCTTCCCAGATAAAAACGCTTATCGCGACGAAAGCAGCTATGCTGTTCCGGAAGAGGCTAACCTCTTGTCGGATATGAATCTGAACGACTGGACAGAAGATCCTAAGTTGAACGAGATGGTTGTTGCTTTAGTGAAAAACTACAACAACCGCCGGAGTGAAATTACGGGACGGTTCAAACGCGAACGGTTCACGCTTGAAGTTGGTGACGAACTCCCAGCAGGTATTGTGAAACTGGCTAAAGTATATATCGCCAAGAAGCGTAAGCTGAAAGTGGGGGATAAGATGGCTGGTCGTCACGGTAACAAAGGGGTTGTTGCCCGGATCGTTCGTGATGAAGACATGCCGTTCCTCGAAGATGGAACGAAAGTGGACATCGTATTGAACCCGCTTGGCGTACCTTCCCGGATGAACATCGGTCAGATTTATGAAACGGTACTGGCCTGGGCTGGTCAGAAACTAGATCGCAAGTATGCAACACCGATTTTCGATGGAGCAACGGAGCAACAAGTAGCCGACGAGTTGGACGAAGCAGGTTTGCCATCGTTCGGCCGGACGTACCTTTACAATGGTCTGACGGGCGACCGTTTCGATCAGCCAGTAACGGTCGGTATTATTTACATGCTCAAACTTGGCCACTTAGTAGACGATAAAATGCACGCCCGTTCGATTGGACCCTACTCGCTCATTACGCAGCAGCCGCTGGGTGGTAAAGCGCAGTTTGGTGGTCAGCGGTTCGGTGAGATGGAAGTATGGGCATTGGAAGCCTTCGGTGCTTCGAACATCCTGCAGGAAATTCTGACCGTGAAATCCGATGACGTAGTCGGTCGTGCGAAGGCATATGAGGCTATCGTAAAAGGTGAGAACCTGCCGAAGCCAAATATTCCTGAGTCGTTCAACGTACTCGTTCACGAGTTACGTGGTCTTGCACTTGAAATTACATTAGAGTAA
- the rpoC gene encoding DNA-directed RNA polymerase subunit beta' → MSFKKNKKLNSDFATVTISLASPESILESSYGEVTQPETINYRTYKPEMGGLFCERIFGPVKDWECHCGKYKRIRYKGIICDRCGVEVTEKKVRRERMGHIELVVPVAHIWYFRSLPNKIGYLLGLSTKKLDQVIYYERYVVVQPGVKAEDGINQLDFLTEDEYLDIIDKLPSSNQHLDDKDPNKFIAKMGAEALEMLLSRVELDELSYSLRHAAATDTSQQRKAEALKRLKVVEAFREANGRIENRPEWMVIKMVPVIPPELRPLVPLDGGRFATSDLNDLYRRVIIRNNRLKRLIEIKAPEVILRNEKRMLQEAVDSLFDNSRKVNAVRSEGNRALKSLSDMLKGKQGRFRQNLLGKRVDYSGRSVIVVGPELKLHECGLPKDMAAELFKPFVIRKLIERGIVKTVKSAKKIVDRKDPVIWDILENVLKGHPVLLNRAPTLHRLGIQAFQPKLIEGKAIQLHPLVCTAFNADFDGDQMAVHVPLGQEAVLEASLLMLASHNILNPANGAPITVPSQDMVLGLYYVTKGRKSIPEYPIAGEGMTFYGTEEVIIGINEGKVSKHANIKCRVKVRDENGDLVWKVIDTVAGRLLFNQAVPEEVGYINELLTKKKLQQIIALIFKISGGARTAQFLDEIKELGFQMAFRGGLSIGLSDIMIPEAKQGLVDEAKAEVQSVWDNYLMGLITENERYNQVIDIWTRVNSRLTETLMKQLEADQGGFNSIYMMMHSGARGSREQIRQLGGMRGLMAKPQKNLQGSVGEIIENPILSNFKEGLDVLEYFISTHGARKGLADTALKTADAGYLTRRLHDVAQDVIISEDDCGTLRGLQVSALKDNEDIVEPLSERILGRTTVHDIYDPLTKELIVASGDIVTEEVAAHIDETSIETVEIRSVLTCESRQGVCAKCYGRNLASGRMVDIGEAVGVIASQSIGEPGTQLTLRTFHVGGTASNIAVDASIKAKFDGLIELEEMRTVQSEDSEGNPQTVVMGRSGEVRIVNPADRNVVLISNNVPYGAFLRVKDGDMVKKGDDICAWDPYNAVILSELTGTLSFDAIEDGITYREEFDEQTGFQEKVIIETRDKAKNPAIIVQGTTTLSLHLPDNDGGPLQKSYNLPVGSRLVVKEGQKIKAGQPLAKIPRNVGKTRDITGGLPRVTELFEARNPSNPAVVSEIDGVVTYGTIKRGNREIFIESKDGTKKKYLVPLSKFILVQDNDFVRAGAPLSDGAITPSDILAIKGPTAVQEYLVNEIQEVYRLQGVKINDKHIEAIVRQMMQKVEIIDSGDTNFLEGQVVDKWAFREENDKVLDAKVVMDAGDSPNFKPGMIVTSRQLRDENSSLKRRDMALVTVRDAMAAVSQPTLMGITQSSLGTDSFISAASFQETTKVLSEASIRGKRDVLDGLKENVIVGHLIPAGTGLRRYQSAIVGSKEELETVTESREQFARSKKRATV, encoded by the coding sequence ATGTCGTTCAAAAAGAACAAGAAACTCAACAGCGACTTTGCCACTGTGACGATCAGTCTGGCATCGCCGGAGTCTATTTTGGAGAGTTCCTACGGCGAAGTAACACAGCCGGAGACGATCAATTACCGGACTTATAAACCCGAGATGGGCGGCTTGTTCTGCGAGCGCATTTTCGGGCCTGTTAAGGACTGGGAATGTCATTGCGGTAAATACAAGCGGATTCGCTATAAAGGCATTATCTGTGACCGTTGTGGCGTAGAAGTAACCGAGAAAAAGGTTCGCCGGGAGCGTATGGGCCACATCGAACTGGTGGTGCCTGTTGCGCATATCTGGTACTTCCGCAGTTTGCCTAACAAAATTGGGTATCTGTTGGGCCTTTCGACCAAAAAACTCGACCAAGTTATCTACTACGAACGCTACGTAGTTGTACAACCCGGTGTTAAAGCCGAAGACGGTATCAATCAACTCGACTTCTTGACGGAGGACGAGTATCTTGACATTATTGACAAACTGCCGAGCAGCAACCAACACCTCGACGATAAAGATCCAAACAAATTCATCGCCAAAATGGGCGCTGAAGCGTTGGAGATGTTATTGTCTCGGGTGGAGTTAGATGAGTTATCATACTCATTGCGCCACGCTGCTGCCACAGATACGTCGCAACAACGGAAAGCGGAAGCGCTGAAACGATTGAAAGTCGTTGAAGCATTCCGGGAAGCCAATGGCCGCATTGAAAACCGTCCAGAATGGATGGTGATCAAAATGGTTCCGGTTATTCCACCCGAATTGCGCCCACTCGTCCCCTTGGATGGTGGCCGGTTCGCTACGTCCGATTTGAATGACCTGTATCGTCGGGTTATCATCCGGAACAACCGTCTGAAGCGTCTTATCGAAATCAAAGCTCCCGAAGTAATTCTCCGTAACGAAAAACGGATGTTGCAGGAAGCTGTCGATTCGCTGTTCGACAACTCCCGTAAGGTGAACGCCGTTCGTTCGGAAGGTAACCGTGCACTGAAGTCGTTGTCCGACATGCTGAAAGGTAAGCAAGGTCGTTTCCGGCAGAACCTGCTCGGTAAGCGTGTCGACTATTCAGGTCGTTCGGTTATCGTGGTTGGTCCTGAATTGAAATTGCACGAGTGTGGTTTGCCCAAAGACATGGCGGCTGAATTGTTCAAGCCGTTTGTTATTCGGAAACTGATTGAGCGCGGTATCGTAAAAACGGTGAAATCGGCGAAGAAAATCGTTGACCGAAAAGATCCTGTTATCTGGGATATTCTGGAAAACGTATTGAAAGGCCACCCTGTTCTGCTGAACCGGGCTCCAACGCTTCACCGCTTAGGTATTCAGGCGTTCCAGCCGAAACTGATCGAAGGTAAGGCAATTCAGTTGCACCCTCTCGTTTGTACCGCCTTCAACGCTGACTTTGACGGTGACCAGATGGCCGTTCACGTGCCACTGGGCCAGGAAGCTGTCCTTGAAGCGTCTCTGCTGATGCTGGCGTCGCACAATATCCTGAACCCTGCCAACGGTGCGCCAATTACGGTACCATCGCAGGACATGGTATTAGGTCTGTATTATGTGACCAAAGGTCGCAAGAGCATTCCTGAGTACCCTATTGCGGGTGAAGGCATGACGTTCTACGGTACCGAAGAAGTAATTATCGGTATCAACGAAGGTAAAGTTTCTAAACACGCCAATATTAAGTGCCGGGTGAAAGTTCGGGACGAAAATGGCGATCTAGTTTGGAAAGTAATCGACACAGTAGCTGGTCGCTTGCTATTCAACCAGGCTGTACCTGAAGAAGTAGGTTATATCAATGAATTGTTGACGAAGAAAAAACTTCAGCAAATCATTGCGTTGATCTTCAAAATCTCGGGTGGTGCCCGGACAGCTCAGTTCCTTGACGAAATCAAAGAACTTGGGTTCCAGATGGCGTTCCGGGGTGGTCTGTCGATCGGTTTGAGCGACATCATGATTCCTGAAGCCAAACAGGGACTTGTTGACGAAGCAAAAGCTGAAGTACAGTCGGTTTGGGATAACTACCTGATGGGTCTGATTACGGAGAATGAACGTTACAACCAGGTTATCGATATCTGGACGCGCGTAAACTCCCGTTTGACCGAGACGCTGATGAAGCAACTCGAAGCCGATCAGGGTGGTTTCAACTCAATTTATATGATGATGCACTCGGGAGCCCGTGGTTCTCGCGAGCAGATTCGTCAGTTGGGCGGTATGCGGGGTCTGATGGCTAAACCACAGAAAAACCTGCAAGGCTCGGTTGGTGAGATCATCGAAAACCCGATTCTGTCGAACTTCAAAGAAGGTCTCGACGTATTGGAGTACTTCATCTCGACACACGGTGCCCGGAAAGGTCTGGCCGATACAGCTCTGAAAACAGCTGATGCTGGTTACCTAACCCGCCGTCTGCACGACGTAGCGCAGGATGTTATTATCAGTGAAGACGATTGCGGTACCTTACGTGGTCTGCAAGTATCGGCCCTGAAAGATAACGAAGACATCGTTGAGCCACTGTCCGAACGGATTTTGGGTCGTACCACGGTACATGATATCTATGATCCGCTTACGAAAGAGTTGATCGTTGCTTCGGGCGACATCGTAACAGAAGAAGTAGCTGCTCATATCGACGAAACCAGCATTGAAACGGTTGAAATCCGTTCGGTACTGACCTGTGAGTCGCGGCAGGGTGTTTGCGCTAAGTGTTATGGTCGTAACCTGGCATCAGGCCGCATGGTCGACATCGGTGAAGCTGTGGGTGTAATTGCTTCGCAGTCCATTGGTGAACCAGGTACCCAGTTAACGCTTCGTACCTTCCACGTGGGTGGTACAGCGTCGAACATTGCCGTTGATGCGTCGATCAAAGCGAAATTCGATGGATTGATCGAATTGGAAGAAATGCGGACGGTTCAGTCGGAAGACAGCGAAGGAAACCCACAAACGGTCGTAATGGGCCGCTCGGGTGAAGTTCGGATTGTCAATCCGGCAGATCGCAACGTAGTGCTGATTAGCAATAACGTTCCTTATGGTGCGTTCCTGCGGGTGAAAGATGGCGATATGGTGAAAAAAGGCGACGACATTTGCGCCTGGGATCCTTATAACGCCGTTATCCTGTCGGAATTAACCGGTACGTTGAGCTTCGACGCTATTGAAGACGGTATTACCTACCGTGAAGAGTTCGATGAACAGACCGGCTTCCAGGAGAAGGTAATCATCGAAACTCGTGATAAAGCGAAGAACCCTGCTATCATCGTTCAGGGCACAACGACATTGTCGCTACACTTGCCTGATAACGACGGTGGACCGCTCCAGAAGAGTTACAACTTACCTGTTGGCTCACGTCTGGTTGTGAAGGAAGGCCAGAAAATTAAAGCTGGTCAGCCACTGGCAAAAATTCCACGTAACGTTGGTAAAACGCGTGACATCACGGGTGGTCTGCCACGGGTAACGGAATTATTCGAAGCGCGTAACCCATCGAACCCAGCTGTAGTAAGCGAAATTGATGGTGTTGTTACGTATGGTACTATCAAACGGGGTAACCGTGAAATCTTCATTGAGTCGAAAGACGGTACGAAGAAGAAGTATCTGGTTCCCCTGTCGAAGTTCATCCTGGTACAAGACAATGACTTCGTTCGTGCTGGTGCGCCATTATCTGACGGTGCCATTACCCCAAGCGACATTCTGGCCATCAAAGGTCCAACTGCCGTTCAGGAGTATCTGGTAAATGAAATTCAGGAAGTTTACCGCCTGCAAGGGGTGAAAATCAACGATAAGCACATCGAAGCCATCGTGCGTCAGATGATGCAGAAAGTTGAAATCATCGACTCGGGCGATACCAATTTCCTTGAAGGACAGGTTGTTGATAAGTGGGCGTTCCGCGAAGAAAACGATAAAGTACTTGATGCCAAAGTGGTTATGGATGCTGGCGATTCGCCAAACTTCAAACCAGGTATGATTGTAACGAGTCGTCAGTTGCGTGATGAGAACTCAAGTCTGAAACGTCGTGATATGGCCCTTGTGACCGTTCGCGATGCTATGGCTGCGGTTTCTCAACCAACGCTGATGGGTATCACTCAATCATCGCTGGGTACTGATAGCTTTATCTCTGCGGCTTCCTTCCAGGAAACAACGAAGGTATTGAGTGAAGCCTCTATCCGCGGTAAGCGTGACGTATTGGACGGTCTGAAAGAGAACGTTATCGTGGGTCACCTGATTCCAGCCGGTACGGGTCTTCGTCGCTACCAAAGTGCCATTGTTGGTTCGAAAGAGGAACTGGAAACAGTTACCGAATCGCGCGAACAGTTTGCCCGCAGCAAGAAACGGGCGACGGTTTAA
- a CDS encoding type II toxin-antitoxin system PemK/MazF family toxin, with product MAVVISRFEVWLVSLDPTRGSEIAKTRPCVVISPDSVNKYLNTVIIAPLTSAHKPYPTRVDCQFDGRVGQIALDQERSVDKSRLVKKLGRLDEAANQQICATLVEMFTY from the coding sequence ATGGCAGTGGTAATTAGTCGCTTCGAAGTTTGGTTGGTGTCTTTAGATCCAACTCGGGGTAGCGAAATTGCCAAAACACGTCCCTGTGTAGTTATTTCGCCGGATTCGGTAAACAAGTATCTAAATACGGTTATTATTGCTCCCCTAACCAGTGCTCATAAGCCCTATCCAACACGAGTCGATTGTCAGTTCGATGGTCGGGTTGGCCAGATAGCACTAGATCAGGAGCGGAGTGTGGATAAATCGCGTTTAGTAAAAAAGCTTGGGCGGTTAGACGAAGCTGCAAACCAACAAATTTGCGCTACGTTAGTAGAAATGTTTACGTATTAG
- a CDS encoding AbrB/MazE/SpoVT family DNA-binding domain-containing protein, translated as MQVHIRRIGNSQGIILPRPLLQQAGIENEVDLEVIDGAIVLRPAKSDPRANWDQLFQNAIEAGHKPEKDLFNGASNDFDQTEWQW; from the coding sequence ATGCAAGTACATATCAGACGTATCGGTAATTCTCAGGGCATTATTCTTCCAAGACCTTTACTTCAACAGGCGGGTATTGAAAATGAGGTTGACTTGGAGGTAATAGATGGTGCTATTGTTCTTCGCCCTGCGAAGTCAGACCCTCGTGCTAATTGGGATCAACTGTTTCAGAATGCGATTGAAGCTGGTCATAAGCCTGAGAAAGACTTGTTTAACGGTGCATCGAATGATTTTGATCAAACCGAATGGCAGTGGTAA